In Marinihelvus fidelis, one genomic interval encodes:
- a CDS encoding GMC family oxidoreductase → MPAPEPAVRFPTREPVDFVIVGSGASGGILARELSTAGFDVVVLEQGPYRTAADFSHDEMVNFIQGEMTSHPGWNDPQTFRDDPDAVADANANGGLPPALYARTVGGASVHFSGNYWRMRPLDFKERSLLGPMSGTGFADWPISYDELEPYYTRVEWEIGVSGEPGPFDPPRSKPYPLPPMPVKSSGVLLEKGARALGLHPQAAPVAILSQAYNGRPACVHCGFCMGFGCEMNAKSSTLATVLPQAEATGRCEIRPLSTVYRVDTGDDGRVDQVRYYDAQGAEQAQKARAVILAANGAETPRLLLMSASSAHPDGLANSSGLVGKYLMGNGHSTLHATFDEPVNDWKSIQVTRIIHDFYETDPARGHYGGGGIDARPLLNATPLMHALTETGMGTPRWGKDFRRDVDFGFSHHVAVLGSTTSVPLERNSVSLDPTVTDDKGRPALRVTYRDHDDDLAMMQFLQDRGEEIMDAAGARRTWREPVVPQTLLAHLLGTCRMGNDPATSVVDAAHRSHDVPNLFICDGSSLVSSGRGQPTLTIQALAFRAADKIIEAARNNEI, encoded by the coding sequence ATGCCAGCGCCTGAGCCGGCGGTGCGGTTTCCGACCCGCGAGCCTGTCGATTTCGTCATTGTCGGATCGGGCGCGTCCGGTGGCATCCTGGCCCGGGAACTGTCCACGGCCGGTTTCGACGTGGTCGTGCTCGAGCAGGGGCCTTACCGCACGGCCGCCGATTTCAGCCACGACGAGATGGTCAATTTTATCCAGGGCGAAATGACGTCCCATCCCGGGTGGAATGATCCGCAGACCTTTCGCGATGACCCCGATGCGGTTGCCGACGCCAATGCCAATGGCGGATTGCCACCCGCCCTGTACGCCCGGACCGTGGGTGGCGCGAGCGTCCATTTTTCCGGCAATTACTGGCGAATGCGGCCGCTGGACTTCAAGGAGCGCAGCCTGCTCGGCCCGATGTCGGGTACCGGTTTCGCCGACTGGCCCATCAGCTACGACGAACTGGAACCCTATTACACGCGCGTCGAGTGGGAGATCGGCGTGTCCGGGGAGCCGGGGCCATTCGATCCACCGCGTTCCAAGCCATACCCGTTGCCACCCATGCCGGTGAAATCGTCCGGCGTGTTGCTGGAGAAAGGGGCCAGGGCACTGGGCCTGCACCCGCAGGCCGCCCCCGTCGCCATCCTGTCGCAGGCCTACAACGGCCGGCCGGCCTGCGTGCATTGCGGCTTTTGCATGGGTTTTGGCTGCGAGATGAACGCCAAGTCGTCCACCCTGGCAACGGTCCTGCCACAGGCTGAAGCCACAGGGCGATGCGAGATCCGGCCGCTTTCGACGGTCTACCGGGTGGACACGGGTGACGATGGCCGGGTTGACCAGGTGCGCTACTACGATGCCCAGGGCGCGGAGCAGGCCCAGAAGGCGCGGGCAGTCATCCTGGCGGCCAACGGCGCGGAAACGCCCCGGCTGTTGCTGATGTCGGCGTCTTCCGCGCACCCCGACGGCCTGGCCAACTCGTCCGGACTAGTCGGTAAGTACCTGATGGGCAATGGCCATTCGACACTGCACGCGACGTTCGACGAGCCGGTCAATGACTGGAAGAGTATCCAGGTGACCCGCATCATCCATGATTTCTACGAGACTGATCCGGCCCGGGGCCACTACGGCGGCGGTGGCATCGATGCCCGCCCCCTGCTCAACGCCACGCCGCTAATGCACGCGCTCACCGAAACCGGAATGGGTACACCGCGCTGGGGCAAAGATTTCAGGCGCGATGTGGACTTCGGTTTTAGCCACCATGTCGCCGTGCTCGGCAGCACGACCTCCGTACCGCTGGAGCGAAACAGTGTCAGCCTGGACCCCACGGTCACGGATGACAAGGGGCGCCCGGCGTTGCGGGTGACCTACCGGGACCACGACGACGACCTGGCCATGATGCAATTCCTGCAAGACCGCGGTGAGGAGATCATGGACGCGGCCGGCGCCCGCCGGACCTGGCGCGAGCCGGTGGTCCCGCAGACGTTGCTTGCGCACCTGCTGGGGACCTGTCGCATGGGCAACGACCCCGCCACATCGGTCGTCGACGCGGCGCATCGTAGTCATGATGTCCCCAACCTGTTTATCTGTGATGGTTCAAGCCTGGTGTCGTCGGGGCGGGGCCAGCCCACCCTGACCATCCAGGCGCTGGCCTTCAGGGCCGCCGACAAGATTATTGAAGCGGCCAGGAACAACGAGATATGA
- a CDS encoding RidA family protein, with translation MKYAFILMLIGASFPLFGDDDLQYHAIESERPLPFSDAVRVDNLLFLSGKLGNIAGTMQLVEGGIQAETRQTMEHIKAAVEKYGGSMDRMVKCTVFLADMAEWGAMNEVYMTYFPKNPPARSALGASGLALDARVEIECIAALD, from the coding sequence ATGAAATATGCGTTTATTTTAATGTTGATTGGTGCTTCTTTCCCGCTGTTTGGGGATGACGACCTTCAATACCACGCCATCGAATCGGAACGGCCACTGCCGTTCTCTGACGCGGTGCGGGTGGATAACCTGCTGTTCCTGTCGGGCAAGCTGGGGAATATCGCCGGAACCATGCAACTGGTCGAAGGCGGCATCCAGGCGGAAACCCGGCAGACCATGGAGCACATCAAGGCCGCGGTGGAAAAATACGGCGGCTCCATGGACCGCATGGTCAAATGCACGGTCTTCCTGGCCGACATGGCCGAGTGGGGCGCCATGAACGAGGTCTACATGACCTATTTCCCGAAGAACCCGCCGGCCCGCAGTGCATTGGGTGCGAGCGGACTGGCGCTGGATGCACGCGTGGAGATCGAGTGCATCGCGGCGCTTGACTGA